The following are encoded together in the Humulus lupulus chromosome 5, drHumLupu1.1, whole genome shotgun sequence genome:
- the LOC133778805 gene encoding auxin response factor 16-like has product MESLMSERDMKSVSIFGLVSLCDQNKSKKKKMNEPGEAGDRRNVVDPLLWHACAGRLVHVPPVNANVFYFPQGHAEHAGANADYLAACRVPPNIHCRVTAVEFNVELDSDEVFTRISLVPLPIEAYIEAINRDWVDDVLGGIVNLERPQFFSKVLTQSDAHNGGGFSVPKKLAETIFPALDYNDDPPVQTLRARDVQGRIWRFRHVYRGRPLRHLLTTGWSKFVNAKKLVAGDSIVFSKAENGEVSVGIRRVKRDNRVGRKRAESAIEAVNLAVQVKPFQVSYYPNNGTTEFCVEATAVYAAVMRKSQLGPGARFKMAFESEDSSRVSWFMGSINSNVDDQPSRWLDSLWRLLQVTWDGGDIKFVRCINPWLVRVVSTHTIQNNDRDRGRGRDRDRDRDRDRDRDGTHAAKQLEKSTNTENNNNQILHLFGVRIDTGQKSCL; this is encoded by the exons TTTCGATTTTTGGACTTGTTTCTCTGTGTGACCAAAAcaagagcaagaagaagaagatgaacgaACCTGGTGAAGCAGGAGATAGGAGGAACGTGGTAGATCCCCTGCTATGGCACGCCTGCGCCGGACGACTGGTTCACGTTCCTCCGGTCAATGCGAATGTGTTTTACTTCCCTCAGGGCCACGCCGAGCACGCCGGGGCCAACGCCGATTACTTAGCCGCATGTAGAGTTCCGCCGAACATTCACTGCCGAGTCACGGCCGTGGAGTTCAACGTGGAATTAGATAGCGATGAGGTTTTCACCAGGATTAGTCTCGTCCCGTTGCCGATTGAAGCCTATATCGAGGCCATCAACCGCGACTGGGTCGACGACGTTCTGGGCGGGATTGTGAACTTAGAGAGACCGCAGTTTTTTTCTAAGGTGCTTACACAATCCGACGCTCACAATGGCGGTGGTTTCTCAGTTCCGAAGAAACTGGCGGAGACTATTTTTCCGGCATTAGATTACAATGATGATCCGCCGGTTCAGACTCTTCGAGCCAGGGATGTTCAGGGCAGGATTTGGAGGTTTCGGCATGTGTATAGGGGGAGGCCTCTTCGGCATTTGTTGACTACAGGTTGGAGTAAATTCGTTAACGCCAAGAAACTGGTAGCCGGAGACTCGATCGTGTTCTCGAAGGCTGAGAATGGCGAGGTCTCTGTCGGAATCAGGCGAGTGAAGAGGGACAATAGGGTAGGAAGAAAGAGGGCTGAAAGTGCTATTGAAGCTGTAAATCTTGCGGTGCAAGTGAAGCCATTCCAAGTGAGTTACTACCCAAATAATGGTACCACAGAGTTCTGCGTTGAGGCCACGGCGGTGTATGCGGCGGTGATGAGGAAGAGTCAGTTGGGCCCTGGGGCAAGATTTAAGATGGCTTTCGAGAGTGAGGATTCCTCTCGGGTGAGCTGGTTCATGGGATCCATTAACTCTAACGTAGATGATCAACCAAGCCGCTGGCTTGATTCTCTGTGGCGCCTTCTACAG GTGACATGGGATGGAGGAGATATCAAATTTGTGAGGTGCATCAACCCATGGTTGGTCCGAGTGGTGAGCACACATACCATCCAAAACAATGACCGTGACCGTGGCCGTGGCCGTGACCGTGACCGTGACCGTGACCGTGACCGTGACCGTGACGGCACACATGCAGCCAAGCAATTGGAGAAGTCCACCAATACTGAAAACAACAACAACCAGATACTTCACTTATTTGGTGTACGCATAGACACTGGACAAAAAAGCTGTCTCTAA